TGGCCATCCAAGGGTGGTACAGCACCGTTCAGTCATTGGGAAGTCCCCACAGACCAGAACTGAGATAGAAAACCCCTGTCTGTCTCCCCTGCCATCACAGAGGCAGGCCTGTGCCAGTCCCATTCCCcatctgcagcccccagcccttgACATGCCCAGCGtgcacagcccctccccagcccttcctgcacccacctccagccctgacACCTCGCCATGAAGCCACTCTCAGCACCTTTCTCCACAAGCATGGAGGatggccagcagagcctggatggGCATTCCACTCCTATTTAAAGCACAGGCTGGCAGGATGAGGGGggatccctgcagccccagggcacacGGCCTTGGACGGATGTAGCACGGTGAGGACGGAGCCCAAAGCAGCCTCATCGTCCCATGGCACCTGCCAGGAGCAGTGGGACAGCTGCTCTCACATCCTCCCAACACGACTCACGCCTTCCTGAACGGAAATTGGGAGCGGGTTAGTCACCGAGAAGGGTGAGGGGCAGGTCAGGACGCTGCACTCCCCGGCATGCAGCCATTTCCTCCCATGACACCTTGCTGAGGAACTTCGGAGCTGTTTACAAACGCTGGACTGTGTCATGGCAGCGGCGGGGAAGCGGCTGAGCCCGAATCTCACTCACAATCAGCTGTGAGTGCTGCACTTCCCAAGCCAAAAGCATCAGGGTTGGGAGCAGGTTTTGCCCCTCTGAGCATCCCTTTGTGCCCACAGCGCCCAGGGAACTCTTTCTGGAAAGCACAATGCTCCAAATCACAGCATCTCGGCTCTCCTCATAGGTCTGCTCTGGGAAAAGAAGACTCAACCTTGTTTTCTGCCCAGCTGGTCATCCCGTGCCCTCCCTGCAATTTCTTGGCTAGTTCCAGAAGGTTTCAGCCCTTTCAGAGACAAAGGGCTCGCTGCTAATTAAACTGCCCTGAGTGTGAGAAGTGATGCCTCCCTGAGGTGCAAGCTCAAGGTTAGGACAGAGTTACATCCATGGGGAATTggttggcaaaaaaaaaaaaatctttgttggGCTGGGCCAGACCCCTTGGAGCCCAGCAGTCCCTTGGGAGGGTGAGGTCAGTCCTGTTGCCAGCAAAAACTGCTGTCAATGATTTTTGCCAGCTGCCGTGAACACAAAGCAACTCCCAGCCTTGCTGGCACCCTCCAGACGAGtcccctgggctctgtccccagggctctgtgccccaagGTGGGGTTCACAGCACAACGCACCTCCCTCCACGGGGCTTCACTCCCATGGCAACCTCGAACCCCCACGGATACCTGATGGCGAGCCACCGGTAATGGGTGGGACATGACCCCTCTCCGTCCTCCTCCCCCGCCGTCTCCCACTGTCCTCACCCCTCACCGTGCCTCGATTTCTCCAGGACCCCGCCTCATTCCTTTCGTGCTTGGAGAGATGCAGAAATTGTattaaaattctgttcagtCCGAGATGGGCGCTCCGGGCACACCTGCCAGCGCCCATCCTGCCTTGCTGGGAATGatgtgcaggagctgaggcGGGGGTGGCTGCcggctgctctgcctcccctctgCCGGCAGCGCCGTGCCTCTGTTCTTTGCATCCCCAGCACCGTGGCAGCACCCACGCCAGACACCCACCCCAGCAGCGCAGAACCACCCGCGGCAAACCCACGGCGTCCCTTTGCCCCCGCCCGTCTGCAGAGCCGGTTCCCCCGCGGAGCACTGCCCGGAGCGCGGGGCGGCGcttggggaaactgaggctgcCGGCGGGGGGTGTGGGGGGTACCGGACCGGCCCCGGGACGGGCCCCCCTCGGCGGGGGAAGAGGTGGCCGGGGGGTGGGTGGGTTAAATTTTTATGAATGGGGCCGCCCCGCCTGCCATCGCCGGGCGTCAGCAGcgagcggcggcgggcggcgctcCCCGGTGCctcccgctccgctccgcgcccgcTCCGCCGATGGCCGCCGGCCGCCGCGCTCCCCCGGAGCCCGGCGGGGGCCCGGTGCTACTTCAAGGCATCTTCGGCGCGGGGCCGGCCCCCGGTGCCGCCGCCTGCTCGCTGTCCCTGACGGcccgggagctgcaggtgcGCCGTGCCGGCGGCTGCTCGGGCGGCTCGGCCGGTCCCGACGCCGCGCTCCGCCTGGCCGACTGCGTGGGCTCGGCCGCTTTCCCcgcggccgcggccgccgcctgCTTCTCGCTGGTGTGTTACCCGCTGCGGGGGCCGCGCTGGGGGCCGCCCTCCCGCCAGCGCCTGGAGCGGACCTTCCGCGTCTCCCGGGGTCCGGACGCCGAGGGCAACCTGCGCATCGCCCAGGCCTGGAGCCGCCGCATCCGCGAGCTCGCCGTGCCCGCCGTGCCCGCGCAGGACGGTGAGTGCCGAgccccccccgcgccccccggcACCGCTGCCCGCGGGGCTCGAtccgccggggccgggcggggatCGGGGTCGGGGTCGCGGCCGGGGTCGCTCCGCCGCCGGGCCCCACGCGGGATGGCTGTGGCCGAGCCGCGGGCGCCGCGCGGTGTCGCGTTCCGGAgacacgggggggacacagAGCGGGTGTGACCGTGCCACCGTGGGGTCACTCGGACACCCCGTCTCCCCACTTTCGCCGAGtcgggggggacagggacatccccGCTCGCAGCCCCAGACAGGGGTTGTTTGTTTCGCTTTCCTTGCACCTTTAATTTGAaggggcagcagggatgtggccACACTACGGGGGCCCTTTGCACCCCCTATCCCCATTGCTCCCGTTCGATAACTCCAAAGCTCCAAAGGGCAGCATGatccaaggaaaaaaagtaatcatTGCTGACGCAGGCAGGACGGGAGCCAggcactgtccccagcaggtCCCATCCATCACTTGGGATTCGGGGACAGGCagatccccccaggacccccgcGGTCCAGCGGGCTCTCagggcagccttggggctgtgttTCTGATCCTGCTCCCCTCGGGAGCTGTCAGTGTCTGCAAGGGGAGGGTCCTGCTCGGGGGCCGcatcccccagctcctgcaggcagggcagggcgtGCTGGCAGATAGTTGAACATCTGAGCAGAGATTCAATTATATGCACTACTTCATTTATTTGGCTGTCCAGTCGCTCTGATCAGACTTGGAAATTAAGAGGCATGCGGTTAGAGGGATCCTGTCAAATCACATTTAGCCCAGCTCTTCCTTGCTtggattttaaaatgcagctcTTTTTTTTATATGACCTGCAGCTACAAAACAACTTTCTGTCTCTCTTCCTaaagaattacaaaaaaatCCAGTGGAATGGGGTGAGGGCAGAACCAGTTCCCCAGCTCTATTTCCAGCCTGAACTCTGCAGCTGGAAGTCTCGGAGCGCTTTCCAACCCTCGCCCTGTGAGCAGGCGGTGCgagggtgctggggcaggagcagctcattGCACGCAGGGCCCTGAGGGCAGcggggggaaggaggatgggaGAAGGCAGTGCAGAGTTTTGCAGTCACTTTCCTCGCTGAAGGCCATCAGGATTTGCAATCCTCCTCCCTCAGTTTGGGACAGAGCTAAAAATGCCCCTGGTCCACACCCAGCGCTTGCACGTGCCGGCAGAGAGGCCTGTGCGGGACTGATAAGGCCGTGCTGGAAGCTGCGGGTGAGTCCGTGCAGAGAGTCCTGTCACCCTGTCCCCATGGGGAGGGGACCTGGGGAGCCACCAGCgatcccatcctgctgctgtcGCAGCTCCAGCATCTGCTGGGATAGAATGCTGCAGGATGAAGGGATGATTCCCCCTCCTCATTTCACCCCAAGGGATAAACAGAAAGTTCCTCAGCAGCTGATAACCCcaaagctggggctgcctgcagcaTGTCCCAAACTGCAGCTACCCAAGAGGGAACAAACTGCCCCCAGGCTTGTGTCCCAATAGGGAAATCCAGATTAGgaagctcagccccagccttaTTCCACCTGGCATGCCTGCTCCTTGTACCTGGAGTTTCCAgaaggatgcagggatgcagtgGAGAGGTTTGggctgcagacagcagagctgtggcagtgtggtcccagcctgagcacagccagggcacatcACACAGGAGGATGTGGGCAGAGGGAGTGGAGCAGAgtttgtggcagcagctggagccccTTCCTCCTGCTGACTCAGATTCTGCTCCACTCAGCATCTGAGGCTGAAAATGACCACACTGTGCTAGGAAGTGGAATCTTGCTGGGATGCCAGGGACTGGCCGGTGTTGTGCAACAGGAAGGGTTGGATGGGTCAGGATGCCGCTGAAATCTGTCTGCTGTGCATCACCATTGCTGGGCTCCAGCTCTGATCCAGCACCCTCCAGttccagcacagggctgagcctggTGCTGTGGTGTCACCAGTCCCACACTGGCATCACTACTCACAGCCTGGCACAAACAATCTGTCCCCTGGGAGGGAGTCATGgcatccctctgtgccctgaGCGGGGTTTGTTTTGCCCCTCCAGCCAAGGAGCTGATCCTCAGGATCCCAGACCTTTTCTGctgtccagaggaggccacagggcagcacccacaggtCTGGGCAGGATTTTTAGGCAAGCTCCAgctttcagctgcagctccatgtTTGTGTGAGAAACAATGTGCTTGGTTAACACTGCAGGGCTGAAAACTGCATTTAGGCTTTTGAAGTGCCTTtggcttttgcttttcaatATCCAGGGCTCAGGGGAGGAAATAGAGAGAAAGCCCCCCAGAGAGAAAGCAGCTGGGCTTGGGTTCAAAGCCTGTGTGGGCCTTGTCTGCATTTGCTTGCAGGGGATTTAGTGCCTGTGGGGACCAGGGAAGCtccaaagggctcagagcagggtcagcccagccctgggctgcttttTGTTATCCCTGACCCAGCCTGGAGTGgcctctgctctgggtgctTCACTGCTTTCCCCGAGGGCAGCTGGTCCCTTTGTGTCTGGAACCCACTGAtaaggggctggggaggggctggggggagccactggccctgggcagcagtggggacaACCAGCTTGGAGCCAGTGCCTGGAgccagcacccagagctggcacccagagctggcacccagagctggcacCCAATGCCGGCCTGgagccagtgcccagagccaggctcagccctggggccctCACAGGCAGATCTTTGTTGTGGACTTTGTGACAGGTCCCAAGCAGCTGGCAAGGGGACCAGGAGGTGTCCTGGAGGGTGATCCATGGGGCCAGGAAATAATCCTGGTGGTGgtgaaggcagcagagctctgtgtgctcccagggctggacagcagaTGGGATGCTCCAGTGCCACCTCCCTCCAGGCAGCTTGTGGAGCTCATGGCTGGTGTGATGCTGGATGCCACCCAGGGGAGGTGACACATGTGGTGTCCTCCATGGCCCCTGCTCACCTCTCCccaccactgtccccactgtgggtgctgggagggTTTAGCTGTAGAACACCAGCTCAGCTCGTGTGTTCAACCAGCTCAAATCACTGCCCGTGTGCAGATGAGGGGGGGACACCCCCAGTGCCAGGGGGGCTGAGAGGGGATTCCCAGCCCAGGATGGTGCTGGGAGAGGCCTCTGCTCTCCTGActcagcagctcttcctgctgaGTCAGCAGGGGCAGCCTCgagctggctctgtgtgctggggtgGGCACCCAGGCccaggggcacagagctggtggGGACAGCCCCAACAACCCCAAATCTGGCTCCtcactgcagagccagggaTCTCCAGAGGCACAGAGGGAGCCTGAGGCTGCTGCCCTTCCTCACTCCAGGGCTTgttcctgcctcctcctcctcccctgcctccctcacAGGGCAGCTCAGTGgcctccccctgtccccctgcatGGGGACCACTGGGCTTGGGGAAGGAGACACTTGAAACAACTGGGGAGGCAGAGGGCTGGGACCCCTGCCAGGCTTGTAAttacagcccagcctgggcccTCGCAGGCGAAACCTGAGCCCCgtggggagcaggagaggagcgTCCGTCTGGCAGCACAACTGTCTGTCCTGGCCCCGCTCCATCTGCGTGGATGCAGGGAATTGAGGCCTGCAGTCCTCATCCCCCCACTCTGCTATGGCTGGAGTGCTGCAGGCTCCATCCTGCCCGTGAACATCTCTGCTGATGGTTGGGGAGCTCCAATGAGTCCCTGCAGGCCCCTGTGTCCTGTCTGTGTCCTGTCTCTGCCACctccccagcattcccagcagggaccctccatccctgctcacCCCCGTGTCCTCTGGGTAGGGATGCTGGTGAGGGTGGGGGAGGGCCagttcccctttcccttttttgcattggcaaatgctgccctggctggcaaagccctcccagggcagggccgtggccctgagccccctgtcccccccaggtgACAGCTATGGGGTGCTGCCCCGGCCCTGCCACGCGCTGGTGCTGCTGAACCCACAGAGCGGCTCTGGCCGTGCCCTTGATGACTTCCAGGCAGTGGTGCAACCCATGCTGGCTGAGGCTGACATTGCCACCACCGTCTTCGTCACCGGTGAGTccatgggcagctcctcctcctcctcctcctttccctgggaTCCTGCCTGGGCCCTGCCATGTGGGGACAGCTTCCTCCAAGGGCCTCTGACTCTGCATCAGCACTGCTCTGGGtcctgcagaggagcagggactgccttgcctcctgcatccctgcctggggTCACCATCTGGGGCTGGGGTCACCATCTGGGGCTGGGCTCACTGTCTGGGGCTGGGGTCACCATCTGGGGCTGGGCTCACTGTCTggggggtggcagcaggaagggcagagggatggatggagggtgATGCTCCAaatctctcccctctccccaacAGAAAGAGCCCACCATGCCCATGAGAAGGTGCGAGACGAGGACCTGTCACAGTGGGACACCTTGGTGGTCATGTCTGGGGACGGGCTGCTCTTCGAggtgaggggcagagctggggtgcCTGGGGCAGGAGCCAAGCTCTGAGTCACAAAGTCAGGCTGGGAATGGCAAAGGAGAGATGGCACCAGGCTTGGAGCAAAGCAGCCATCACCCCTGCcttgccctgggcaggggcactgtgggctctgctccccccaggctgggcaggggctgctgggttCCTTGGGTACCACGGGTCCTTCATCCCCACAGGTGGTGAACGGGCTGATGGAGCGTCCAGACTGGAGGGAGGCCATGAGGAAGCCGCTGTGCATCCTGCCAGGAGGCTCTGGGAACGCCCTGGCTGCCTCTATCAATTACTATGCAGGGTGAGTCCCAGCCCCGGGGCACCCGCTGCCCCCTGCGGGGGGAGAGcggctctgtggggctgcagcccgGGGAAGGGAGCTGGGATGCCCCGGGGTGCCTGGCAGGGCCCTCACTCCCCACAGGCTGGTGCAGCACCGCCCCGGCTGTGAGCGAGGGATTAATCCCTGTGTATCCAACTCCCCCCACTCCCTTTCTCTGGGCTCAGGGACTGGTAAAGCTGTAACCCAAAGGACCCACCCAGGCACAGCCAACCCCCCAGGATTGCCCTGGCTCGGTTCCCTCTTTCATGAACTGGTTTATCCCTCCCATCCCCAGCAAAACGACTcccagcagctgtccctgagGGACACTGTGACCCAGCAGGGACATGTCCCAGCCATGACACAAGGGTGAGGTCTGCAGGTGgatgctggggcagcaggagagtTCCTGAGCTCCAAACTCACTCTCTCCATCCCTCACAGCTACGACCACGTCGCCAAGAAAAAGCTGCTGACAAACTG
This DNA window, taken from Ammospiza caudacuta isolate bAmmCau1 chromosome 19, bAmmCau1.pri, whole genome shotgun sequence, encodes the following:
- the SPHK1 gene encoding sphingosine kinase 1, which gives rise to MAAGRRAPPEPGGGPVLLQGIFGAGPAPGAAACSLSLTARELQVRRAGGCSGGSAGPDAALRLADCVGSAAFPAAAAAACFSLVCYPLRGPRWGPPSRQRLERTFRVSRGPDAEGNLRIAQAWSRRIRELAVPAVPAQDGDSYGVLPRPCHALVLLNPQSGSGRALDDFQAVVQPMLAEADIATTVFVTERAHHAHEKVRDEDLSQWDTLVVMSGDGLLFEVVNGLMERPDWREAMRKPLCILPGGSGNALAASINYYAGYDHVAKKKLLTNCTFILCKGLYTQMDLVSLSTASGKRFFSFLGFGWGFISDVDIDSEKYRWLGSARFTLGTLQCLAKLRVYQGRLSYLPVAAEQGGSSPAPRDGPAPVTNGHIPQPAGTAAPGSLPPDSLLPPLGQPVPAHWTVVPEEEFVLVYAIYQSHLGTNLLMAPAARLHDGCIHLFYMKAGISRVTLLKLFLAMSRGTHLDLNCPHLSYVPVRAFRLEPRVPAGVMTVDGEALACEPVQGQVHPRLCRVLSGS